One segment of Solanum stenotomum isolate F172 chromosome 1, ASM1918654v1, whole genome shotgun sequence DNA contains the following:
- the LOC125853734 gene encoding DNA polymerase zeta catalytic subunit, with translation MADSQTDSKFFSVRIVSIDYYMTAPLPGFDICYSSFQGGRVNEVPVIRVYGATPGGQKTCLHLHGALPYFYVPCSELFLQSDEKGSECTNALALALEKVLKLKGNAGSKRQHVHGCSLVRARKFYGYHSSEELFLKIYLYHPQDVSRAANLLLGGAVLDKSLQPHESHIPFLLQFLVDYNLYGMGHLHVSKMKFRNPIPDTFSPRKANCVDRRRPSDMSTSTTAEFQVDLDGESCFNKRIWISSTIPDNWMWKFSSQADPSTDPDIPNIKRQSISELEGDASVDAIMNQQLISYMSLSQTCSQEKMVQSLIPIWEEEFARNGVHEVGLPPDPGKPLRDDVLRTLSHWIGYEEILMELSNDVKVSSDMLQSINLSMNDGNIANIGHCGSLNSIREPSRCPEEGLFQDHVLDKRVGTDACPKQLLADQLEATVSMVASQDVKASDQDTLRLLNWLASSQAAEDINSDDDLARETILSPLMPATTIDTVLEKANVAYENESQQECEDILDSVHDCYFEELDRKTSQSISNDHSCRSSSSMMIPQLDGSNDDPSPISFVNESSETQKKTGTSSQADSWNKATLATSNKHKKEKTGWCSLPIALSQNLNDSHHTPSSHICDERDGRGTSSHMNFNKYPNFLTRSSKESANCEVESSMIVECSTRDLMRVKRSYQAEPSEYGNQVKKVQLGAKGKEDSSLNSESIHDEKQKMPHDFLISRSAITDQPRECHERNSCLALQLQVEPGDIKADKSKSPSYHKLPLLSSSMQEHASTSQGTKDLFQLPDVENKKSAVYMGSCGCCSCENVDSCVICTKVSNPDLCTSIVAPYSQFTSETEEKFASCGKLLQKNAVGLSQSPAGPSCSISTVIGVSGDVLELKGMTFIKKPPKVEFTDEPRHNAQSAGGTPSYHVNKKNKIRTCAQDRGLDECPPFFEGNCLVGEKISSANCGTSNYVPCQDNLLGVPVHYQNDGSYLYMLTPVYSPPRSESVRRWLSLDCADSSKMDVVSGPPVYPSTKVCSDHIAESQDSQSTFCDQPLMGSASEPNPNQLQANKKYQEINSVPMNPVVPDGRIKQDEEIILKCEPSMRGSQDLSQISGPDRKSRLTPLSQTGFRDPASIGCGQQLTILSIEVQAESRGDLRPDPRFDAVRIIVLVFQEDDDFRSDTHVLLHCNGESVQRNVDGVSECKVLTFIEERQVFFHFIKMINSFDPDIFMGWDIQGGSLGFLAERAAYLGIGLLNKISRTPSEGNIASRDSEGGKLSDIFSEAVAADPMFHEDAAIIDDEWGRTHASGVHVGGRIVLNIWRLMRGEVKLNLYTLEAVAEAVLRRKFPYIPNKVLTNWFLSGPGRARYRCIEYFLERTKLNLQIMNQLDVVNRTSELARIFGIDFFSVLSRGSQYRVESMFLRLAHAQNYVAISPGNQQVASQPAMECIPLVMEPKSGFYADPVVVLDFQSLYPSMIIAYNLCFCTCLGKVTSTNANILGVSSYSRDKNVMHNLKDEILLTPNGVMYMPPRIRKGVLPRLLEEILDTRIMVKTAMKKLAPGQQVLHRIFNARQLALKLIANVTYGYTAAGFSGRMPCAELADSIVQCARRTLESAISFVNTNHRWNAKVIYGDTDSMFVLLEGRSVEEAFRIGHEIASEVTAMNPNPVTLKMEKVYHSCFLLTKKRYVGYSYENVGQSKPVFDAKGIETVRRDTCGAVSKIMEHSLRVFFEYRDIEKVKSYLVRQWKKIISGRVSLQDFVFAKEVRLGTYSAQASSLPPAAIVATKAMRVDPRAEPRYAERVPYVVVHGEPGARLADVVVDPLDVLSIDSPYRLNDIYYIKKQIIPALQRVFGLVRADLNQWFSVMPRPGREVAGKGHRFTANAHRTRIDYYYLSKHCIICGELIQASSYVCQNCSRNEAVVAAALTGRTSVLERNIQHLAAICRHCGGGDWLIESGVKCTSLACSVFYERRKIQKELQSLSTVTTEAGFYPRSILLLPFSILSICTTMVLSLLLLRRLSSCRTKPYLFTLAQTKTFSSFSPSDKPSSLSARMSFVFDQIDAIEKERSEKDQTLQRIRAWRESKKGNQAQTQNQDPVESSSGFSDVGSSEMELESRKNDGFEGGGGLMSKKVELVHPWPEWIELMERLVQQNYFDHKRKDEDKMIENLGFSLTGVAEDEGFDFTRDWKTVQTAVLNFGKDRFDILRSLSRQDLQILVGYGCPSTDKKVVFSSKLLRKHVHLDEGDVCSSCNLRSSCERAYLLTNKEDEARTMDVMRVLLTYGFDTINGSVVNESLMKKKSVKTVVRKLLHEVVKLSAVPIDPNLPPPVFKKPPPKVKQPPPPPRKRVGRDDIEMKKGDWLCPKCDFMNFAKNTICLQCDANRPKRQLLPGEWECSQCNFLNYRRNVVCFHCECKRPVDDYMVTQQQERQQGSRTQMDKISRRQDVSNAWNFDFDDDESDGADVAAFETADSQKRDEDFPLDRQERRDTSRSNEDGFHKSSRHSKGYETEYPAPGKPGVGFDDFDDEEDDVDSYEIDSNGANKSSRIDFSDIEVNSESEDVDSVEDTLLVGRRNSSPASDAHFRQRHQKGAFRGSEDAEVDFDTDDEFPIKTNMKSSQVSYSKPRSRNKGAKNFDSDDDYGLSSDSDDRDFRSQQNKGDKWGSRKDFGRRRSSYSEDEPFSDSESNKGRSFHKNNQRGGQNGRWDSSEGRGDRIRDKRTSFRDNMKRSPRDSRGSSRRSQDNGYNDYRSRGREESYKQQRGRNSNYGDQSDSYLDDERHRRPRINVR, from the exons atggcGGATTCTCAGACCGATTCGAAATTCTTCAGTGTTCGAATTGTTTCAATAGACTATTACATGACCGCTCCCCTTCCTGGTTTCGACATTTGTTACAGCAGTTTCCAAG GTGGGAGAGTTAATGAAGTCCCTGTGATAAGAGTGTACGGTGCCACTCCTGGTGGCCAAAAGACCTGCTTGCACCTTCATGGA GCCCTGCCTTATTTCTATGTTCCATGCTCGGAGCTCTTCCTCCAATCAGATGAAAAAG GGAGCGAATGCACGAATGCTCTAGCTCTTGCTCTTGAGAAGGTGCTCAAG CTTAAAGGCAATGCTGGTTCCAAACGTCAACATGTCCATGGCTGCAGCCTTGTACGAGCAAGGAAGTTTTATGGTTATCATTCTTCAGAGGAACTGTTTTTGAAGATCTATCT CTATCATCCACAAGACGTTTCACGCGCTGCCAATCTTCTTCTG GGAGGCGCAGTACTGGATAAGTCATTACAGCCCCACGAATCTCATATACCTTTCCTTCTTCAATTTCTG GTTGACTATAATTTGTATGGGATGGGCCATCTACATGTATCTAAGATGAAGTTCCGCAATCCAATTCCAGATACTTTCTCCCCAAGGAAGGCCAACTGCGTTGACAGAAGAAGGCCTTCTGATATGTCCACTTCCACAACTGCAGAGTTTCAG GTTGATTTAGATGGCGAGTCTTGTTTCAATAAGCGAATTTGGATATCTTCTACAATTCCGGACAATTGGATGTGGAAATTCTCTAGTCAGGCTGATCCTTCAACAGACCCAGATATCCCTAACATTAAGCGACAAAGTATCTCTGAACTTGAAGGAGATGCTAGTGTTGATG CAATTATGAATCAGCAGTTGATATCCTATATGTCGCTTTCACAAACCTGTTCCCAAGAGAAAATGGTTCAGTCACTAATACCGATTTGGGAG GAGGAGTTTGCAAGGAATGGGGTGCATGAAGTGGGCTTGCCTCCTGATCCTGGTAAACCACTTCGAGATGATGTCTTGAGAACACTTTCACATTGGATTGGATATGAAGAGATCCTAATGGAATTAAGCAATGATGTGAAGGTTTCTTCTGATATGCTGCAGTCAATCAACTTATCAATGAATGATGGGAACATTGCCAATATTGGACATTGTGGCTCTTTAAATAGTATACGAGAACCTTCCAGATGCCCAGAAGAAGGATTATTTCAAGATCATGTTTTGGATAAAAGGGTGGGAACTGATGCATGTCCCAAACAATTGTTAGCTGATCAATTGGAAGCAACTGTTTCCATGGTAGCCTCACAAGATGTGAAG GCCTCAGATCAGGACACCTTAAGACTTCTAAACTGGCTTGCATCTTCTCAAGCTGCAGAAGACATAAACTCTGATGATGACCTTGCTCGGGAAACCATTTTGAGCCCTTTAATGCCAGCAACAACTATTGATACGGTGTTGGAGAAGGCAAATGTAGCCTACGAGAATGAATCTCAGCAAGAGTGTGAGGACATTCTTGATTCTGTTCACGATTGTTATTTTGAAGAATTAGACAGAAAGACTTCTCAGTCCATTAGCAACGATCATTCATGCAGAAGTTCATCGAGTATGATGATTCCTCAGCTGGATGGCTCCAATGATGATCCAAgccccatttcttttgttaatgaGTCATctgaaacacaaaaaaaaaccgGGACATCTTCCCAAGCAGATTCTTGGAATAAGGCTACTTTAGCTACTAGCAATAaacacaaaaaggaaaaaacaggATGGTGCTCTTTACCAATTGCTTTAAGTCAGAATCTGAATGATTCACATCACACACCTAGCAGTCACATTTGTGACGAAAGAGATGGCAGAGGAACTTCTTCTCACATGAATTTTAACAAATACCCTAATTTTTTAACGAGAAGTTCGAAAGAATCTGCTAATTGTGAAGTGGAATCTAGTATGATAGTTGAATGCTCTACACGTGATTTGATGAGGGTCAAAAGATCTTATCAGGCTGAGCCTTCTGAATATGGAAATCAGGTAAAAAAGGTACAACTTGGtgcaaaaggaaaagaagattCTTCTCTTAATTCAGAATCCATTCATGATGAGAAACAGAAAATGCCTCATGATTTCTTGATATCTCGATCAGCGATCACAGATCAGCCGAGAGAATGTCATGAAAGGAACTCATGTCTTGCACTTCAGTTGCAGGTTGAGCCTGGTGACATCAAAGCTGACAAATCAAAGAGTCCTTCTTATCATAAGTTGCCACTTCTATCTAGCTCTATGCAGGAACATGCATCAACATCACAAGGGACTAAAGATCTATTCCAGCTTCCTGATGTTGAGAATAAAAAATCTGCCGTTTATATGGGAAGCTGTGGATGCTGTAGTTGCGAAAATGTTGACAGCTGTGTGATATGTACAAAAGTTTCAAATCCTGATCTTTGTACTTCTATAGTTGCTCCATATTCTCAGTTCACATCTGAAACTGAAGAAAAATTTGCTAGTTGTGGGAAGTTGCTGCAAAAGAATGCTGTAGGTTTAAGTCAATCTCCTGCTGGTCCTAGTTGTTCAATATCTACAGTAATCGGTGTATCTGGTGATGTTCTGGAACTTAAAGGCATGACCTTCATCAAGAAACCTCCTAAGGTGGAGTTCACAGATGAACCTAGACACAATGCTCAGTCTGCAGGTGGTACTCCTAGTTACCATgtcaacaagaaaaataaaataaggacaTGTGCTCAGGATAGAGGTTTAGATGAATGTCCCCCTTTCTTTGAGGGGAATTGCCTTGTAGGAGAAAAGATTTCCAGTGCGAATTGTGGAACAAGCAACTATGTTCCTTGTCAAGACAATTTATTGGGTGTACCCGTTCACTATCAAAATGATGGATCTTATTTATACATGTTGACTCCTGTATATTCACCACCACGAAGTGAAAGCGTTCGTCGATGGCTGTCACTTGATTGTGCAGATTCTTCTAAAATGGATGTGGTTTCAGGCCCACCAGTGTACCCATCAACAAAGGTTTGCTCTGATCATATAGCAGAATCACAGGATTCTCAATCCACCTTTTGTGATCAGCCTTTGATGGGTTCTGCTTCAGAACCAAATCCAAATCAGCTTCAAGCTAACAAAAAATATCAGGAAATCAATAGTGTACCAATGAATCCTGTTGTCCCTGATGGAAGAATAAAACaagatgaagaaattattttgaaatgtgaACCATCAATGCGTGGATCTCAAGATCTCTCCCAGATATCTGGTCCTGATAGAAAATCAAGGCTAACTCCCTTAAGTCAAACTGGCTTTCGAGACCCAGCTAGTATTGGTTGTGGACAGCAGTTAACAATATTAAGCATAGAGGTCCAAGCAGAATCCAGGGGTGATCTGAGACCTGATCCTCGGTTTGATGCCGTAAGAATTATTGTTCTTGTTTTTCAGGAAGATGATGATTTTAGATCTGATACTCATGTACTTTTGCATTGCAATGGTGAATCAGTTCAAAGAAACGTTGATGGAGTATCTGAATGTAAAGTTTTAACTTTCATTGAAGAGAGGCAAgtattttttcatttcataaAGATGATTAATTCTTTTGACCCAGACATATTTATGGGCTGGGATATTCAAGGTGGTTCCCTTGGTTTTCTTGCTGAACGGGCTGCATACCTTGGCATTGGTTTGCTTAACAAAATATCTCGCACTCCATCTGAGGGAAATATAGCTTCTAGAGACTCTGAAGGAGGAAAACTAAGTGATATTTTCTCTGAAGCTGTTGCTGCTGACCCAATGTTTCATGAAGATGCTGCTATAATAGATGATGAATGGGGCCGAACTCACGCCAGTGGCGTCCATGTAGGGGGTAGAATTGTCCTTAACATTTGGCGACTGATGCGTGGTGAAGTGAAGCTGAACTTGTACACACTTGAGGCCGTGGCTGAAGCAGTGCTGAGACGTAAATTTCCATATATTCCTAACAAGGTATTGACAAATTGGTTTTTAAGTGGTCCTGGACGTGCAAGATACAGATGTATAGAATACTTTTTAGAGAGGACAAAGCTGAACCTTCAAATCATGAATCAACTTGATGTGGTAAATCGAACATCAGAGCTTGCACGGATTTTTGGCATCGACTTCTTTTCAGTTCTTTCTCGGGGTTCACAGTACCGTGTTGAATCAATGTTTCTGAGGTTGGCTCATGCACAGAATTATGTTGCCATTTCTCCTGGAAACCAACAAGTTGCTTCTCAACCAGCCATGGAGTGTATACCCCTTGTCATGGAACCAAAATCTGGATTTTATGCAGACCCTGTTGTCGTTTTGGATTTTCAGTCACTTTATCCATCAATGATAATTGCATATAACCTCTGCTTCTGTACTTGCCTTGGTAAAGTTACTTCTACGAATGCTAATATCCTCGGTGTTAGTTCATATTCACGTGATAAAAATGTGATGCATAATTTAAAGGACGAAATATTGCTCACTCCAAATGGCGTTATGTATATGCCTCCCAGGATCCGGAAGGGGGTATTACCTCGCTTGTTGGAAGAAATTTTAGATACTAGGATTATGGTTAAAACAGCAATGAAGAAATTGGCTCCTGGACAGCAAGTTCTTCACCGGATATTCAATGCTAGGCAACTTGCTTTGAAGCTCATAGCAAATGTGACCTATGGGTATACAGCTGCTGGATTTAGTGGGCGCATGCCTTGTGCTGAGCTCGCTGACAGTATTGTCCAGTGTGCCCGTAGAACATTGGAAAGTGCTATTTCATTTGTTAACACAAATCACAGGTGGAATGCTAAAGTTATTTATGGTGATACGGACAG TATGTTTGTACTCCTCGAAGGACGGTCTGTTGAGGAAGCTTTTCGAATTGGTCATGAAATTGCATCAGAAGTAACTGCAATGAACCCAAATCCAGTCACGTTAAAGATGGAAAAGGTTTACCATTCTTGCTTCCTCCTTACTAAGAAACGATATGTTGGTTATAGTTACGAGAACGTTGGCCAAAGCAAACCAGTGTTTGATGCTAAAGGTATTGAGACAGTACGAAGAGATACATGTGGGGCTGTGTCCAAGATAATGGAGCACTCTTTAAGAGTATTTTTTGAATATAGGGATATTGAGAAG GTAAAATCTTACCTGGTGCGTCAGTGGAAAAAGATTATATCAGGCAGAGTATCTCTTCAGGATTTTGTGTTTGCAAAAGAGGTACGATTAGGCACCTATTCTGCACAGGCTTCTTCACTTCCACCAGCAGCAATTGTTGCCACTAAAGCAATGAGAGTTGACCCTAGGGCAGAACCTCGGTATGCAGAGCGAGTGCCTTATGTTGTGGTTCACGGTGAACCGGGTGCCAGGCTGGCTGATGTCGTGGTAGATCCCTTGGATGTTCTTTCAATTGATTCGCCTTACAGGTTAAATGACATATATTACATCAAGAAACAGATAATCCCAGCTCTGCAACGAGTATTTGGGCTCGTTCGAGCTGACTTGAATCAATGGTTTTCAGTTATGCCTCGTCCAGGGCGGGAGGTTGCTGGTAAAGGTCACCGATTTACTGCAAATGCGCACAGAACTAGGATTGATTATTACTATCTGTCAAAACATTGTATCATATGTGGAGAACTGATCCAAGCATCTAGTTACGTCTGTCAAAACTGCTCCAGAAATGAAGCTGTAGTTGCTGCTGCTTTAACAGGAAGAACTTCAGTATTGGAAAGAAACATCCAACACCTTGCTGCT ATATGTCGGCACTGTGGAGGAGGAGATTGGCTCATAGAAAGTGGGGTGAAATGCACATCTCTCGCATGTTCTGTTTTCTACGAAAGGAGGAAAATCCAGAAAGAACTGCAATCTCTCTCTACTGTTACTACAGAAGCAGGTTTTTATCCCAGGT CAATTCTCCTCCTTCCTTTCTCCATTCTCTCAATCTGCACAACCATggttctttctcttcttctcctcagACGCTTATCTTCCTGTAGAACAAAACCCTATCTTTTCACCCTTGCGCAAACGAAAaccttctcttctttttcaccTTCAGATAAGCCTTCTTCTTTATCAGCTCGCATGAGCTTCGTATTCGACCAAATCGATGCTATTGAGAAAGAGAGGTCCGAGAAGGACCAAACCCTTCAACGAATTCGGGCCTGGCGTGAATCCAAAAAGGGGAATCAAGCCCAAACCCAAAACCAAGACCCGGTTGAGTCAAGTTCGGGTTTTTCTGATGTGGGGTCATCGGAAATGGAGTTGGAATCAAGAAAGAATGATGGGTTTGAAGGTGGTGGTGGGTTGATGAGTAAGAAGGTGGAATTGGTGCATCCGTGGCCCGAGTGGATCGAGTTAATGGAGCGTTTGGTTCAGCAGAATTACTTTGATCATAAGAGAAAAGATGAGGATAAAATGATTGAGAATTTGGGATTTAGTTTAACTGGTGTCGCTGAAGATGAGGGTTTTGATTTTACCAGGGATTGGAAGACTGTTCAGACTGCTGTTCTCAATTTTGGCAAAGATCGTTTCGATATATTAAG GTCATTGTCGAGACAGGATCTCCAAATTTTGGTTGGTTATGGATGCCCTAGTACAGACAAGAAGGTGGTTTTTTCTTCCAAATTATTGAGGAAACATGTCCATCTGGACGAAGGGGAT GTTTGCAGTTCTTGCAATTTGAGGAGTTCTTGTGAAAGGGCATATTTACTTACCAATAAGGAGGATGAAGCAAGGACAATGGATGTCATGCGTGTCCTATTGACTTATGGTTTTGATACAATCAATGGATCAGTTGTTAATGAGAGTCTTATGAAGAAGAAATCTGTAAAGACTGTTGTTCGTAAATTGCTTCATGAAGTAGTCAAGTTGAGTGCTGTTCCAATAGATCCAAATCTTCCACCTCCAGTTTTTAAAAAACCACCTCCAAAGGTGAAGCAGCCACCTCCCCCTCCGAGGAAGCGAGTAGGACGTGACGACATTGAGATGAAAAAGGGAGATTGGCTGTGTCCAAA GTGTGACTTCATGAATTTCGCGAAGAATACCATATGCTTACAATGTGATGCCAACCGGCCGAAGAGACAGCTGCTTCCAGGAGAGTGGGAATGTTCCCA GTGTAATTTCTTGAATTATAGGAGAAATGTGGTGTGTTTTCATTGTGAATGCAAGCGCCCAGTTGATGACTATATGGTTACTCAACAGCAGGAGAGGCAACAAGGATCTAGGACACAGATGGATAAAATATCTCGCCGCCAAGATGTTTCTAATGCAtggaattttgattttgatgatgatgaGTCAGATGGTGCAGACGTTGCTGCCTTTGAGACTGCAGATTCTCAGAAACGGGATGAAGATTTTCCCCTGGATAGGCAAGAACGAAGAGATACTTCTAGGAGCAATGAAGATGGTTTCCACAAGAGCAGCAGGCATTCAAAAGGTTACGAAACTGAATACCCTGCACCTGGGAAACCAGGGGTAGGCtttgatgattttgatgatgaagaagatgatgttGACAGCTATGAGATAGACAGTAATGGAGCAAACAAAAGTTCTAGAATAGATTTCTCGGATATTGAGGTCAACTCCGAATCTGAAGATGTTGATAGTGTTGAAGACACTTTGCTTGTTGGTAGAAGGAACAGTTCCCCCGCAAGTGATGCACATTTTAGACAGAGGCATCAGAAAGGGGCTTTTCGTGGTTCTGAGGATGCTGAAGTGGATTTTGACACAGATGATGAGTTTCCAATTAAAACTAATATGAAATCTAGTCAGGTTTCTTATTCTAAACCAAGATCTAGGAACAAAGGAGCCAAGAACTTTGACTCAGATGACGATTATGGCCTCAGCTCCGATTCCGATGATAGGGATTTCAGAAGTCAGCAGAATAAAGGGGATAAATGGGGATCAAGAAAGGACTTTGGAAGGAGAAGGAGCTCCTATAGTGAAGATGAGCCCTTCTCTGACTCGGAGAGCAACAAAGGTAGgtcatttcacaaaaataatcaaagaGGTGGTCAAAATGGCAGATGGGACTCTTCCGAAGGTCGTGGTGATAGGATAAGAGACAAAAGAACCTCTTTTAGAGATAACATGAAAAGAAGTCCCAGAGACTCACGTGGAAGCAGCAGGAGAAGCCAAGATAACGGATATAATGATTATAGAAGCCGTGGACGTGAAGAATCTTATAAACAGCAACGAGGAAGAAATAGTAATTATGGTGATCAATCAGATAGTTACTTGGACGATGAAAGACATAGGAGGCCAAGAATAAATGTGCGATAA